In Zingiber officinale cultivar Zhangliang chromosome 3B, Zo_v1.1, whole genome shotgun sequence, a single window of DNA contains:
- the LOC121967572 gene encoding 60S ribosomal protein L14-1-like — protein sequence MPFKRYVEIGRVALVNYGKEYGRLVVIVDVIDQNRALVDAPDMVRGQINFKRLSLTDIKIDIPRVPKKKTLIQAMEVADVKNKWENCSWGRKLIVQKRRAALNDFDRFKVMVAKIKRGRAIRQKLGRLKRENAV from the exons ATG CCGTTCAAGCGATATGTGGAGATCGGAAGGGTTGCTCTTGTGAACTACGGGAAGGAGTATGGAAGGCTCGTCGTCATCGTCGACGTTATCGATCAGAACAGG GCTTTGGTGGATGCTCCTGATATGGTGCGTGGCCAAATTAACTTTAAGAGGCTTTCTCTTACTGATATAAAGATTGACATTCCACGAGTTCCTAAGAAGAAGACCCTCATTCAAGCCATGGAAGTTGCTG ATGTGAAGAATAAATGGGAGAACTGCTCGTGGGGCAGGAAGCTTATCGTGCAGAAGAGGAGAGCCGCACTAAATGACTTTGACAGGTTCAAGGTCATGGTGGCCAAGATTAAG AGAGGACGTGCCATCAGGCAAAAACTGGGCAGGCTCAAAAGGGAAAATGCAGTCTGA
- the LOC121968582 gene encoding CRIB domain-containing protein RIC7-like: MKKGILKPIRYISQIFDQKEPELQIGFPTDVKHVAHIGCDGPNVEDPGWMKDYHSAPINSTPGSPEKESSTSDAWGSQGADFLSRGTEESPAGDDSTRPRHSRRPKSDETPAISGSEVADGGTKKSRRGRKKDVAASQDAPAIPKHSHRRRPKDSGGSAVTSSKCKETPSSNPGGAAELEKTAMEPS, translated from the exons ATGAAGAAGGGAATCCTAAAGCCCATACGCTACATTTCTCAAATATTTG ATCAGAAAGAGCCAGAATTACAGATTGGGTTTCCAACTGACGTCAAGCATGTGGCCCACATCGGATGCGATGGGCCCAACGTCGAGGACCCAGGATGG ATGAAGGATTACCATTCAGCTCCAATCAATTCCACGCCTGGCAGTCCAGAAAAGGAAAGTTCCACGTCAGACGCTTGGGGTTCTCAAG GCGCCGACTTCTTGAGCCGAGGGACCGAAGAATCCCCCGCCGGCGACGATTCCACTAGGCCGCGGCATTCGAGACGGCCGAAATCCGACGAAACACCGGCCATCTCTGGTTCTGAAGTGGCAGATGGAGGGACGAAGAAGAGCAGGCGGGGACGGAAGAAGGATGTGGCGGCCTCGCAGGATGCGCCGGCGATCCCCAAGCATTCGCATAGAAGGCGGCCCAAGGACAGCGGAGGATCGGCCGTGACGTCGTCCAAGTGCAAGGAAACACCGTCATCAAATCCGGGCGGCGCGGCGGAGCTGGAGAAAACTGCGATGGAGCCGTCTTGA